Proteins encoded in a region of the Deltaproteobacteria bacterium genome:
- a CDS encoding Uma2 family endonuclease — protein MLEPLPDIAPDIDALVTEDDTPVDNLPSEKQQRLLTEPLYSSWRGSGENRPFLAAANVGVFSQTRTPAIVPDIFLSLDVTVAQEWWRKEHRSYFIWEFGKPPDLVLEIVSNTEGGEDTEKRRKYAWMRVLFYVIYDPQLQIMPEVLTVYRLQGLQYERQDTAQFPWLKLGLTLWEGEFEGKVDTWLRWTDEQGVLIPTGKERAEQEHQRAEQEHQRAERFAALLRQAGIDPEQT, from the coding sequence ATGTTAGAGCCCCTGCCGGACATCGCCCCCGATATTGACGCTCTCGTTACTGAGGACGACACGCCTGTGGATAATCTCCCCTCCGAGAAACAGCAGCGTCTGTTGACCGAGCCCCTCTATAGTTCCTGGCGCGGCTCAGGCGAGAATCGCCCCTTCTTAGCCGCAGCTAACGTGGGGGTGTTCTCTCAGACCCGCACCCCCGCCATCGTACCGGATATATTTTTGAGTCTAGACGTGACTGTGGCGCAGGAATGGTGGCGTAAGGAACACCGCTCCTACTTTATCTGGGAATTCGGCAAGCCCCCGGATCTCGTGCTCGAAATTGTCTCCAACACTGAAGGGGGTGAAGATACGGAGAAGCGGCGGAAGTATGCGTGGATGCGGGTCCTGTTCTATGTGATCTACGATCCACAACTCCAGATCATGCCAGAGGTACTGACGGTCTATCGGCTACAGGGGTTGCAGTACGAGCGCCAGGACACGGCGCAATTTCCCTGGCTGAAGCTGGGACTAACGCTGTGGGAAGGAGAGTTTGAGGGGAAGGTAGACACGTGGTTACGGTGGACGGATGAGCAGGGGGTGCTGATTCCCACCGGCAAGGAACGGGCCGAGCAGGAACACCAGCGGGCCGAGCAGGAACACCAACGCGCCGAACGCTTTGCCGCGTTACTCCGCCAAGCGGGGATAGACCCAGAGCAGACGTAA
- a CDS encoding transporter → MYSLKDQACLVGVGETAFTRGANKSELALMLEASMNAITDAGLSPHDIDGIVPPPTPAATAEHFAANLGIEDLRYAATVHMGGASALTAVQSAALAVAFGVAKNVLVPFGWKGYSGARVRNLGANDTGGGGDLSSALAGLMTTVNEYYLPFGASVPVQWYAWIATRHKALYGIPDEATGAIAIASRKHAQLNEKAYMRGRPLTMEDYLNSRWVSKPFRLFDCCLETDGACAVVISSAERAKDGKHPPVYISGIAEGHPYPADDIPARPDPFVIGLSFATPKALQMADIDLKDLDFLEVYDCFTYVVLLQLEALGFCQRGEIADFVKGGRLELGGEFPINTHGGLHSEAHVGGMNHIVEATRQLRHECGARQVTDAQLGLVTGWGDFGDGSLAILRR, encoded by the coding sequence ATGTACTCTCTTAAAGATCAAGCCTGTCTCGTCGGTGTCGGAGAAACGGCGTTCACGCGCGGCGCGAATAAGTCCGAGCTGGCGTTAATGCTGGAAGCCTCGATGAATGCCATTACTGACGCCGGCCTCTCGCCACACGATATCGATGGCATCGTTCCTCCGCCCACTCCGGCGGCCACGGCTGAACATTTCGCCGCCAACCTCGGCATCGAAGATCTGCGCTACGCCGCTACTGTGCATATGGGCGGAGCTAGTGCGCTGACGGCAGTACAAAGCGCGGCCCTGGCAGTCGCCTTCGGTGTCGCCAAGAATGTCTTGGTGCCCTTCGGCTGGAAAGGATATTCCGGCGCGCGGGTGCGCAACCTCGGAGCAAACGACACTGGCGGCGGAGGCGACCTCAGTAGCGCGCTCGCCGGTCTCATGACCACGGTGAACGAGTATTACCTTCCCTTCGGTGCGTCGGTCCCGGTGCAGTGGTACGCGTGGATCGCGACGCGCCACAAAGCGCTCTATGGCATCCCGGATGAAGCGACCGGGGCGATCGCTATCGCGTCTCGCAAACACGCCCAGTTGAACGAGAAGGCCTACATGCGGGGACGACCGCTGACGATGGAAGACTATCTGAATTCGCGCTGGGTCTCGAAACCGTTCCGGTTGTTCGACTGCTGCTTGGAAACCGACGGTGCCTGCGCAGTAGTCATCTCCTCAGCGGAACGCGCCAAGGATGGCAAACATCCACCGGTGTATATTTCCGGGATTGCCGAAGGACACCCCTACCCGGCGGACGATATTCCCGCGCGCCCAGATCCGTTCGTGATCGGCCTCAGCTTTGCCACGCCCAAGGCCCTACAAATGGCGGACATCGACCTCAAAGATCTTGACTTCCTGGAAGTCTACGACTGTTTCACCTATGTGGTGCTGTTGCAACTCGAAGCCTTGGGATTCTGCCAACGCGGCGAGATTGCCGATTTCGTTAAAGGCGGACGCTTGGAATTAGGTGGAGAGTTCCCGATCAACACCCATGGCGGCTTGCACTCGGAAGCGCACGTGGGCGGCATGAATCACATCGTCGAAGCGACCCGGCAATTGCGCCACGAGTGCGGAGCACGGCAGGTCACAGACGCGCAGCTCGGACTCGTGACCGGCTGGGGAGATTTTGGCGATGGCAGTCTGGCGATTCTGCGGCGGTAA
- a CDS encoding winged helix-turn-helix transcriptional regulator: protein MVEFKEETLTRVYSALADPTRRAILFRLQHQEARVTELAAPFAMSLNAVSKHVRVLETAGLVRREVRGREHFLALEPASLEAASAWLETYRQFWSQRLDRLETFLHDKRAEKKPSRRK from the coding sequence ATGGTTGAATTTAAGGAAGAAACGCTGACTCGGGTGTATAGCGCGCTCGCCGATCCCACGCGTCGTGCCATCCTGTTCCGCCTCCAACATCAGGAAGCCCGCGTCACCGAACTTGCTGCGCCGTTCGCCATGTCGCTGAATGCAGTTTCCAAACATGTGCGCGTGTTGGAGACGGCAGGGTTGGTCCGCCGCGAGGTGCGCGGCCGCGAGCATTTCCTCGCGCTTGAGCCGGCCTCGCTTGAGGCTGCTTCCGCGTGGCTGGAAACCTACCGCCAGTTTTGGTCGCAACGCTTGGATCGGTTGGAGACGTTCTTGCACGACAAGCGCGCCGAGAAGAAACCGTCGAGGAGAAAATAA
- a CDS encoding SRPBCC domain-containing protein, with the protein MAKPQQPPVLRLRRLFTATPQEVFAAWIDPVGMKEWMCPAGMSVTALELEPQAGGRFRLVMRDGLRDIEHTGEYREVQPPRKLAFTWRSPGTYGQETLVTVELIPHGTKTELVLTHEWLPDAVARKSHTRGWQSIMEKFDAYLKPAEACFS; encoded by the coding sequence ATGGCAAAGCCCCAACAACCTCCCGTCCTCCGTCTGCGCCGACTCTTCACGGCGACGCCACAAGAAGTGTTTGCTGCCTGGATTGATCCGGTCGGGATGAAGGAGTGGATGTGTCCCGCAGGGATGAGCGTGACGGCCTTAGAGCTTGAACCGCAGGCCGGCGGTCGCTTCCGCCTTGTGATGCGCGACGGACTTCGAGATATCGAGCACACCGGCGAGTATCGTGAGGTCCAGCCGCCGCGCAAGCTGGCGTTCACCTGGCGCTCGCCCGGGACTTATGGGCAAGAGACGCTCGTGACCGTCGAGCTGATTCCGCATGGCACGAAGACCGAGCTGGTACTGACGCACGAGTGGCTCCCGGACGCGGTCGCTCGGAAGAGCCATACCCGGGGGTGGCAGAGCATCATGGAGAAGTTTGATGCCTATCTTAAACCTGCAGAGGCATGTTTTTCGTAG
- a CDS encoding DUF899 domain-containing protein → MQHHQVVSQDEWLVARKQLLAKEKELNRLRDQLSQQRRALPWVQVDKEYVFDGPQGKERLAELFAGRSQLLVYHFMFHPDWSEGCKSCSFWADNFNNAIVHLNQRDVTMVAVSKATLPQLEAFKQRMGWTFKWVSSFANDFNRDYHVSFTPEEMAAGERYYNYQMGQFGREEAPGISVFYRDADGRIFHTYSCYSRGLDMVNGAYHMLDLMPKGRDEASLSYPQAWVQHHDRYDE, encoded by the coding sequence ATGCAACATCATCAAGTTGTGTCCCAAGACGAGTGGCTCGTGGCCCGCAAGCAATTACTGGCCAAAGAGAAGGAGTTGAATCGTTTGCGGGATCAGTTAAGCCAGCAGCGCCGCGCGTTGCCGTGGGTGCAGGTAGACAAAGAGTACGTGTTCGACGGACCACAAGGAAAAGAACGCCTTGCCGAGCTGTTTGCGGGCAGGAGCCAACTGCTGGTGTACCACTTCATGTTTCATCCCGACTGGAGCGAAGGCTGCAAGAGTTGTTCGTTTTGGGCGGATAATTTCAATAACGCTATCGTGCATCTCAACCAGCGCGACGTGACGATGGTGGCAGTGTCCAAAGCGACCTTGCCGCAGCTCGAAGCGTTTAAGCAGCGTATGGGCTGGACCTTCAAGTGGGTGTCGTCGTTCGCGAACGACTTCAACCGCGACTATCACGTGTCCTTCACGCCAGAAGAGATGGCCGCTGGCGAGAGGTATTACAATTATCAGATGGGGCAGTTTGGCAGGGAGGAAGCTCCTGGGATCAGTGTGTTCTATCGAGATGCGGACGGGCGCATCTTCCATACCTATTCGTGCTACTCACGCGGATTGGACATGGTGAACGGTGCGTACCACATGTTGGACCTCATGCCGAAAGGTCGTGATGAGGCCAGTTTGTCCTACCCGCAGGCGTGGGTACAGCATCACGATCGTTACGACGAATAG
- a CDS encoding LLM class flavin-dependent oxidoreductase, which produces MHVGYGSVFQNPNNQLSDREVWLNEVRLAEMAEPLGFDSVWAIEHHFDDYTMCPDPVQFLTYMAGRTQKAKLGSMVIVLPWHDPVRVAEQISMLDHVSNGRFILGIGRGLARIEYEGFRIDQNEGRSRFVEYAELILEALEKGYMEGGLHTKQPRREIRPFPYKSFRGRSYAAAVSPDSSPIMAKLGVGLLVIPQKPWDAVKKDFEVYHAAWKQYHGNTPAPKPLSGGFVFVDENKDRAEEMAMKWLAGNYKTVVKHYEMASEKFGTHKSYESYRQITKYIGKHGVDAAAEDFAKLMPWGTPDQVLEKLATIKDMIDAHGFMLNFSYAGMPFNDVEKSLKLFAKSVLPEVKKWEAEPLADPAEFDARHYAAA; this is translated from the coding sequence ATGCACGTAGGATACGGATCGGTCTTTCAGAACCCAAACAATCAACTGTCCGACCGCGAGGTCTGGCTCAACGAAGTCCGCCTAGCAGAAATGGCCGAACCGCTCGGGTTCGATTCGGTGTGGGCAATCGAGCATCATTTTGACGACTACACCATGTGTCCGGACCCGGTGCAGTTCCTAACCTATATGGCAGGACGCACTCAGAAAGCCAAGCTCGGCTCGATGGTGATCGTGCTGCCCTGGCATGATCCGGTGCGCGTCGCCGAGCAAATTTCGATGCTCGACCACGTCTCCAATGGACGTTTCATTCTCGGCATCGGGCGCGGATTGGCCCGTATCGAGTATGAAGGCTTCCGCATTGACCAGAACGAAGGACGCAGCCGTTTCGTCGAATATGCGGAACTCATTCTCGAAGCTCTGGAAAAGGGCTACATGGAAGGCGGCTTGCACACCAAGCAGCCGCGCCGCGAGATTCGTCCCTTCCCGTACAAATCCTTCCGAGGTCGGTCGTATGCCGCAGCGGTATCGCCGGATTCCTCTCCGATCATGGCCAAACTTGGCGTCGGCCTGTTAGTCATCCCGCAGAAACCCTGGGATGCAGTGAAAAAGGACTTCGAGGTCTATCATGCCGCGTGGAAGCAATATCATGGCAATACACCGGCCCCGAAGCCGCTCAGCGGCGGGTTTGTGTTTGTCGATGAGAATAAGGACCGCGCCGAAGAGATGGCGATGAAATGGCTAGCAGGGAACTACAAGACTGTCGTCAAGCATTACGAGATGGCTTCGGAGAAGTTCGGCACCCATAAGAGCTATGAGTCGTATCGGCAGATTACCAAGTACATCGGCAAACACGGAGTGGATGCCGCTGCCGAGGATTTCGCCAAACTCATGCCGTGGGGAACGCCGGACCAGGTGCTGGAAAAATTAGCGACGATCAAGGACATGATCGACGCTCATGGTTTCATGCTGAATTTCAGCTACGCCGGCATGCCTTTTAACGATGTCGAGAAGAGTTTAAAGCTCTTCGCTAAGAGCGTGCTCCCTGAAGTGAAGAAGTGGGAAGCCGAACCGCTCGCCGATCCGGCAGAGTTCGACGCTCGCCACTACGCCGCCGCGTAA
- a CDS encoding amidohydrolase, which yields MSGYTIIDVDTHVTESPDLWTSRAPAKMKDRVPRIETAADGRLSWLVGGTPMLASPGLTATAGVGNFKNPPKNYEEMHPGAYDATARLKYMDHMGIWAMVMYPNVGGFGAQEFLKLNDPELMLTCVQIYNDWQTEWASADSRRLLPITSLPFWDVAAAVKEVRRCAAKGHKGILFTGEPQSLGQPLLGDPQWTPLWETAVELDLPISFHIGSGNMEMGLLQTKIAAYGKMAAFTELSVDIFLKNGIQMNDLIMSGVLARHPKIKFISVESGIGWIPFVLEALDYQFRGNDVADEHPEFDLLPSEYFARNIYACYWFEQTAPRRLIDKVGVDNILFETDFPHPTSLYGEEVHARIKGGLSDCEESVRRKILWENGQKLYKVTAPTAADEAKRAA from the coding sequence ATGAGTGGCTACACAATCATTGACGTGGACACCCACGTCACCGAAAGTCCAGACCTGTGGACCAGTCGCGCACCGGCCAAGATGAAAGATCGGGTGCCGCGCATAGAGACCGCAGCCGATGGCCGCCTGTCGTGGCTCGTGGGCGGGACCCCGATGTTGGCCAGCCCCGGCTTGACCGCGACTGCCGGGGTGGGGAATTTCAAGAACCCGCCCAAGAACTACGAAGAGATGCACCCGGGGGCGTACGATGCCACAGCACGGCTGAAGTACATGGACCACATGGGCATCTGGGCGATGGTCATGTACCCCAACGTGGGCGGGTTTGGCGCGCAAGAGTTCTTGAAACTGAACGACCCCGAGCTGATGCTGACCTGCGTGCAGATCTACAACGATTGGCAGACTGAGTGGGCCTCCGCCGACTCCCGCCGTTTGCTGCCCATCACCTCGCTGCCGTTCTGGGATGTGGCGGCGGCAGTGAAGGAAGTCCGGCGTTGCGCCGCCAAAGGACACAAGGGCATCCTGTTCACCGGCGAGCCGCAATCCCTGGGTCAACCGCTGTTGGGCGACCCACAGTGGACTCCGCTGTGGGAGACCGCAGTAGAGTTAGACCTACCAATCAGTTTCCACATTGGCTCGGGCAATATGGAGATGGGGCTGCTGCAAACCAAGATCGCGGCCTACGGCAAGATGGCGGCCTTCACGGAGCTGTCGGTCGACATCTTCTTGAAAAACGGTATCCAGATGAACGACCTCATCATGTCGGGCGTGCTCGCGCGTCATCCGAAAATTAAGTTCATCTCGGTCGAGAGCGGCATTGGCTGGATTCCGTTTGTGCTTGAAGCCCTCGACTATCAGTTCCGGGGCAACGACGTGGCGGATGAGCACCCAGAATTCGATCTACTGCCGTCGGAATACTTTGCCCGCAACATTTACGCCTGTTACTGGTTCGAGCAGACCGCGCCGCGTCGTCTGATCGATAAAGTCGGCGTGGACAATATTCTCTTCGAGACCGACTTTCCCCATCCGACCTCGCTGTATGGCGAGGAAGTGCACGCACGGATCAAAGGCGGCCTGTCCGACTGTGAAGAGTCCGTGCGCCGCAAGATTCTGTGGGAGAACGGGCAGAAGCTCTACAAAGTCACTGCCCCTACCGCAGCCGACGAAGCGAAGCGTGCGGCCTAA
- a CDS encoding LLM class flavin-dependent oxidoreductase, giving the protein MKCMYFFLPTLPATMEERRTLRPIANDPERWQRMIQEVVEVSQLAEEVGFDAVCFPEHHLHSEGIEVGSLPVLTQHVIHNTKRIKVGPIGYVLPGWNPLRLALEIAWLDQLTKGRTFVGFARGYQTRWLNQMAQLIHVGATASDKSESDRINREAFEEVFRFLKLAWGDEPFRFKGKYYEYPYPQEGTPWAAHEWTREFGFPGEVDDQGRVQKINVVPKPYQRPHPPLFQAFSISEETVRWCAREGITPTILISQPQQVRKLVEAYQQEAQKAGRDLKLGESVGVLRALYFAENKEKARVLAEAGICGVAFRKFFYHFGFFEAWREAEDEAKWPSGKVMLPAEECTIPRMERADFTYLGSVDDVRRSMDAMVENVHPEWLVWQGDQGFLPVDEVKRQIETFGKHLLPRYK; this is encoded by the coding sequence ATGAAATGCATGTATTTCTTTCTGCCGACATTGCCGGCGACCATGGAAGAGCGGCGCACGCTCCGTCCGATCGCCAACGATCCCGAGCGTTGGCAGCGCATGATCCAGGAAGTCGTGGAAGTCAGCCAGCTCGCGGAAGAGGTAGGCTTCGACGCCGTCTGTTTTCCGGAACATCACCTGCATAGCGAAGGGATCGAAGTCGGCAGTTTGCCCGTCCTCACCCAGCACGTCATCCATAATACGAAACGCATCAAAGTTGGCCCAATCGGTTACGTGTTGCCAGGTTGGAACCCACTGCGGCTCGCGCTCGAAATCGCTTGGCTCGATCAATTAACCAAAGGCCGCACGTTTGTGGGCTTCGCCCGCGGCTATCAGACCCGCTGGCTCAACCAGATGGCCCAGTTGATTCATGTCGGTGCCACCGCCAGCGATAAGAGTGAAAGCGACCGCATCAATCGCGAGGCGTTCGAGGAAGTGTTCCGTTTCCTGAAACTGGCGTGGGGCGACGAACCGTTTCGTTTCAAAGGCAAGTACTACGAGTATCCGTATCCGCAAGAAGGCACGCCGTGGGCGGCGCATGAATGGACCCGTGAATTCGGCTTCCCTGGCGAAGTTGACGACCAGGGGCGAGTGCAGAAGATCAATGTCGTCCCCAAGCCCTATCAACGTCCGCATCCCCCGTTGTTCCAAGCCTTCTCGATTAGCGAGGAGACCGTGCGTTGGTGCGCTCGCGAAGGCATCACTCCCACAATTTTGATTTCCCAACCCCAGCAAGTGCGCAAACTTGTCGAAGCCTATCAGCAAGAAGCGCAGAAGGCTGGACGTGATCTGAAGCTCGGCGAGAGTGTCGGTGTGTTGCGAGCGCTGTATTTCGCTGAGAATAAGGAGAAGGCGCGCGTGCTAGCGGAAGCGGGAATCTGTGGCGTTGCGTTCCGCAAATTCTTCTACCATTTCGGTTTCTTCGAAGCGTGGCGTGAAGCGGAAGACGAAGCCAAGTGGCCCAGTGGCAAAGTCATGTTGCCTGCCGAAGAGTGCACCATCCCGCGTATGGAACGCGCCGACTTCACCTATCTTGGCAGTGTCGATGATGTCCGCCGTAGTATGGATGCTATGGTCGAGAACGTACATCCAGAATGGTTGGTGTGGCAGGGCGACCAAGGATTCTTGCCGGTCGATGAAGTCAAGCGACAGATTGAGACCTTCGGTAAGCACTTGCTGCCACGGTACAAGTAG
- a CDS encoding SDR family oxidoreductase has translation MANQLHGQTLITGAVGGLGTAMTRRLLGEGHMIVACDRAQEQAGAWLDKLPADQRERVTFYPLDVTKEEQVNLLAETLRGKGVHVAYLVNNAGIHGAGTESRVWERTLRVNTYGTFYLTRVFAPAMKGRRFGRIVNLASLSAYHALGEQGPYAAAKGAITGYTRSVALDLAAYGVTVNAIAPGLILHDGLKVVFSDKELEGMARGIPVGRAGKPEEIAATVSFLLSEDAAFITGQTIHVNGGSYLPG, from the coding sequence ATGGCAAATCAACTGCATGGACAGACTCTTATCACTGGCGCGGTTGGCGGACTCGGTACGGCGATGACACGACGGCTGCTCGGCGAGGGACACATGATCGTTGCCTGTGATCGGGCGCAGGAGCAGGCTGGCGCATGGCTGGACAAATTGCCTGCGGATCAGCGCGAGCGAGTCACTTTTTACCCACTCGACGTCACCAAGGAAGAACAGGTAAACCTTCTGGCGGAGACGCTACGTGGGAAAGGCGTACACGTTGCCTACTTAGTCAACAACGCCGGGATTCACGGTGCCGGCACGGAATCGCGCGTGTGGGAACGGACGCTACGGGTCAACACCTACGGTACATTCTATCTGACGCGGGTGTTTGCCCCAGCCATGAAGGGACGACGCTTCGGGCGGATTGTGAACCTGGCCTCGCTGTCCGCCTACCATGCTCTGGGCGAGCAAGGGCCGTATGCGGCGGCCAAGGGCGCGATCACCGGATACACACGGTCTGTGGCGCTGGATCTCGCGGCTTATGGTGTGACTGTGAATGCGATCGCTCCAGGGCTGATCTTGCACGATGGGTTGAAAGTCGTGTTTTCCGACAAGGAACTTGAAGGGATGGCTCGTGGCATCCCCGTCGGTCGCGCCGGTAAGCCGGAGGAAATCGCCGCAACGGTGTCTTTTCTCCTATCGGAGGACGCCGCGTTCATTACCGGGCAAACGATCCATGTGAATGGCGGCAGTTATCTGCCGGGGTAA
- a CDS encoding restriction endonuclease, protein MSTPEHNSWWKAQPDEPLLAMPQTIDCGIALASAQNLTVNLIPSAQAENGSVTLVGMLLNTEPTPRLTFPPPSETDPRFIDRPHPPTSFQLPLWKRLAYLMQPPTELLLAQDGPLDWPEALFPYQLEGIHALMSHDALLLADDMGLGKTIQTIAALRLLVLQRQVEAALVIVRAGLINQWRKELQRWAPELRTSTIRGPSVERAWQWTTAAHVYLISYETFRADFTDNPHSPPRRRVWDVVILDEAQTIKNREAEISHKCKRLLRRRAWALTGTPIENGEDELASLLEFVTPVEEGAAPLRLAPGAELRERQKQVQLRRKKSEVLPQLPPKIVSRIALKLEGAQRESYDRTEREGVFQLRQRGEEVRLENVLELVTRLKQICNFCPKTGRSAKLADIRERLRILAAEDHRALIFSQFADERYGGRAIVAALSAFQPLLYIGDLSAQQKESVIGAFKRNPVHKALVLSLRAGGQGLNLQEASYVFHFDRWWNPAIGNQAEDRSHRFGQVFPSHVYIYTCEDTIEERIERILQEKQALFDDLIDDISIDLQSKLTTEELFGLFGLTLPAPSKSTRRTVEPPANYAELSGVEFELYVKRLLERKGWRVETTSLTRDRGIDLIAQRTDEVGVNMTLYIQCKNHASPVGVEIARALNGALPKELSGTRGVLVCPSGFTAAAVAFAKERDLVLWDRHHLFTLTQESERS, encoded by the coding sequence ATGAGCACGCCTGAACACAACAGTTGGTGGAAAGCCCAACCGGACGAGCCTCTTCTCGCAATGCCGCAGACCATTGACTGCGGCATTGCGTTAGCCTCGGCTCAGAACTTGACCGTCAACCTGATTCCATCCGCCCAAGCCGAGAACGGCAGCGTGACGCTCGTCGGCATGTTGCTAAATACCGAGCCGACCCCTCGACTCACGTTCCCGCCACCTTCAGAAACAGATCCACGTTTCATCGATCGACCACATCCGCCAACGAGTTTCCAGCTTCCATTGTGGAAACGACTCGCCTATTTGATGCAACCTCCGACCGAGTTGCTGCTAGCGCAAGACGGCCCGCTCGATTGGCCGGAGGCGCTGTTCCCGTACCAATTGGAAGGCATTCACGCGTTGATGTCGCACGACGCACTTCTGTTGGCGGATGACATGGGCTTAGGGAAAACGATCCAAACCATTGCAGCGCTGCGGCTGTTGGTCTTACAACGTCAAGTTGAGGCAGCGCTGGTCATCGTGCGCGCCGGTCTCATCAATCAGTGGCGCAAGGAATTACAACGCTGGGCGCCGGAGTTGCGCACGTCGACGATTCGCGGCCCGTCCGTTGAACGCGCCTGGCAGTGGACCACTGCTGCCCATGTCTATCTGATTAGCTATGAAACCTTCCGCGCGGACTTCACCGACAATCCGCACTCCCCGCCGCGCCGTCGCGTGTGGGATGTCGTGATCCTTGATGAAGCGCAGACCATCAAAAATCGCGAGGCGGAAATCAGCCATAAGTGTAAACGACTTCTACGCCGCCGCGCCTGGGCGCTGACCGGCACGCCGATAGAAAATGGCGAAGATGAACTCGCGTCGCTGCTGGAATTCGTCACGCCGGTGGAAGAAGGCGCGGCACCACTCCGCCTAGCACCAGGCGCGGAATTGCGAGAACGGCAGAAGCAGGTGCAGTTACGACGCAAAAAATCCGAGGTGCTGCCGCAACTCCCACCAAAGATCGTCAGCCGTATCGCCCTCAAATTGGAGGGGGCGCAACGAGAGAGCTATGATCGTACGGAACGAGAAGGAGTCTTCCAACTCCGACAAAGAGGCGAGGAAGTGCGCCTGGAAAACGTTTTGGAACTGGTCACACGTCTCAAACAAATCTGCAACTTTTGCCCGAAAACCGGGCGCTCGGCCAAGCTCGCAGACATTCGTGAACGTCTGCGCATTTTAGCCGCAGAGGACCATCGCGCGCTGATCTTCTCGCAATTCGCCGATGAGCGGTACGGAGGGCGTGCCATTGTTGCCGCGCTCAGCGCGTTTCAGCCGCTGTTGTACATCGGCGATCTCTCCGCCCAACAAAAAGAGAGCGTAATCGGTGCCTTCAAACGGAACCCCGTGCATAAAGCGCTGGTACTCTCGCTGCGCGCCGGCGGACAGGGGCTCAATCTGCAAGAAGCGTCGTACGTCTTTCACTTCGACCGCTGGTGGAATCCGGCGATCGGCAATCAGGCCGAAGACCGCAGCCACCGCTTCGGTCAGGTTTTCCCCTCGCATGTCTACATCTACACCTGTGAAGATACGATCGAGGAACGCATCGAGCGCATTTTGCAGGAAAAACAGGCGCTCTTCGATGATCTGATTGACGATATCTCCATCGATCTACAGTCGAAACTGACGACGGAAGAATTATTCGGTTTGTTCGGACTCACGCTACCGGCGCCGAGCAAATCCACGCGCCGCACCGTGGAGCCGCCAGCGAACTACGCGGAACTGAGCGGGGTAGAGTTCGAACTCTACGTCAAGCGATTGTTAGAACGGAAAGGCTGGCGCGTGGAGACTACGTCGTTGACGCGGGATCGGGGCATCGACCTCATCGCGCAGCGTACGGACGAGGTCGGTGTGAACATGACGCTGTACATTCAGTGTAAGAACCATGCGTCTCCGGTTGGAGTAGAGATCGCGCGAGCACTCAACGGCGCTTTGCCTAAAGAGTTGTCCGGGACGCGCGGCGTACTAGTCTGTCCCAGCGGCTTTACCGCCGCCGCCGTTGCCTTCGCCAAGGAACGCGACCTGGTGCTGTGGGATCGACACCATCTGTTTACGCTCACACAGGAGAGCGAACGATCTTGA
- a CDS encoding type II toxin-antitoxin system MqsA family antitoxin: MMTECYFCKGRVVQEKINVDFRWGRKLKVIENVPAGVCQQCGEKYFRAAVYKAMEKLVVSRAKPVARLTVDVMQFKDVA; this comes from the coding sequence ATGATGACGGAATGTTATTTCTGTAAGGGTCGGGTTGTACAAGAGAAGATCAACGTCGATTTTCGCTGGGGGCGGAAGCTCAAAGTGATCGAAAACGTTCCTGCAGGTGTGTGTCAACAATGTGGCGAGAAATACTTTCGCGCAGCAGTGTACAAGGCCATGGAGAAGCTGGTAGTGTCCCGAGCAAAGCCGGTCGCACGCTTGACAGTCGACGTCATGCAATTCAAAGACGTAGCCTGA
- a CDS encoding DUF4258 domain-containing protein, translating into MNIEAIKEKVRQGKYTISFTHTEKLRQRKIKAEDIEQAVETGTLIEDYPEDRRGPSCLTLGFADKRPIHVVCGRLDAEEILIITAYEPDPLEWENDWKTRKRVMP; encoded by the coding sequence GTGAATATTGAGGCAATCAAAGAGAAGGTTAGGCAAGGGAAATATACCATCTCCTTCACCCACACCGAGAAGCTCCGTCAGAGAAAGATAAAAGCCGAGGACATTGAACAAGCTGTGGAAACGGGCACGCTTATAGAAGACTACCCAGAAGACCGGAGAGGCCCGAGTTGTTTAACGCTTGGGTTTGCCGATAAGAGACCGATTCACGTGGTTTGCGGTCGGTTGGACGCAGAGGAGATCCTCATCATCACCGCCTATGAGCCAGATCCGCTGGAGTGGGAAAACGATTGGAAAACACGTAAGAGAGTAATGCCATGA